In Spirosoma pollinicola, the genomic window CAAGCCAGAGAATGTAAGCTTTTTAATTAATGAAAAGCCCGCCGAATTTCTTGTCAATCAGGGCAAAACGATTCGTTTAAAAGCGGACAGTAACGAGGTGATCACGTTGAAAATCGTGGCTCAAAATGGGAAGGCTACGCCCCGAATCAATCAGGTTAGACTTTTAATGAAGTAACAAATGGCTCAGTTAAAGAGGACTAGAAGAATGAATACTGCATATAAATGTGTCAAAATAACACTATTGGTGTTTTGGTGCGTACTAACCGCCCAGGCACAGTCTAATTTTAGCAGTAAAGTGATCGGCGTAGGCGTTGTGGTTGCCGACCTCGAACGCTCGCTTGATTTTTACGTGAAGGGCATCGGGATGGTCAAAACTGGCAACTTCACCATCAACGAAGATTTTGGGAAACGCTCCGGTCTGACCGATGGCGTAGCCACAAACGTAACCATACTAAAGCTCGAAAATAGCCCCGAAGCCACCGACTGGAAACTGATGAGCTTTGGCAGTAAAGCAGCGCACCCGAAGCCCAAAAAGATTCAGGACGATACGGGCATGCAGTACATCACCATCCAAGTAAAAGCCCTGCAACCCATCATCGACCGGCTGACGCAAATGAAAGTGCCGTTTCTGGGCAGCACGCCCACACCCCTGAATGATAAAGCGCACTTCGTGTTTGTGCAGGACCCCGACGGAAATTTTATAGAACTGATCGGCCCACTTAACTGATAGGGAAAATCTTGGGTCTGTTTATTTTTTGTCTTCCGGTTTTTGTCATCCCGACCGGTCCGCCGGTGCGGTCAGGAGGGATCTTCGGTAGCCGGCGTTTTTGGCTACTAGCGAAGATCCCTCCTGACCGCACCGGCGGACCGGTCGGGATGACAAAAACCAGGATGACAAAACGCAGAATACCAAAACCTCTTTACAATCAACTTCTTACATGAAAATTGCGCTTACTCGATCTGGTTTGGTGCTTGTGCTACTGCTATTTATCAGTAGCCTGCCTCGCTTTGGTGGGGTTACTGCCCAGGCACAGACTGCCCATAACCCAGTCATTTTTGCCGACGTACCCGATATGGCTATGATTCGAGTGGGCAACACCTACTATATGAGCAGCACCACCATGCACCTGAGTCCGGGGCTGCCCATCATGAAATCGAACGACCTGATCAACTGGAAGATGGCCGGCTACGCGTATGATACGCTGACGAGTGTAGATGCCATGAGCCTGAATAACGGCAAAAGCACCTACGGACGGGGTTCGTGGGCGAGTAGCCTCCGCTACCATAACGGCCTGTATTACGTGAGCACCTTCGCCCAGACCAGTGGCCGGACGCACATTTACACCACGAAAAACATCGAGAAAGGTCCGTGGAAAGAAGTCTCGTTCAAGCCATCGTACCACGATCACAGCCTGTTTTTCGATGATGATGGCCGAACGTACCTGATCTACGGCGCGGGCAAACTTCGGATTGTTGAACTGACAGCTGATGCTACAGGGGTGAAGCCCGGTACGGCTGAACAGGTGCTGATCGAAAACGCCAGTACACCATCGGGCACGGGTGGCGGTCTGCCTGCCGAGGGGTCGCAGTTGTTTAAGGTGAAAGGCAAGTATTACCTCTTCAACATTAGCTGGCCGCGTGGCGGTATGCGAACGGTGATCATTCACCGCGCCGACAAGATCACCGGTCCGTGGGAGGGGCGCGTGGCGTTGCAGGATATGGGAGTGGCGCAGGGCGGCCTGATCGACACACCAGATGGAAAATGGTATTCGTACCTATTCCGTGATTTTGGCGGGGTGGGCCGCATTCCGTACCTGGTGCCGGTACGCTGGGAAGACGGATGGCCGATACTGGGCGAAAATGGCAAAGTGCCCGAAACGCTCGACCTCCCCGCCAGCAAAGGCCTGATTCCGGGCATCGTACACTCTGACGAATTTATCCGCAGAAAAGGGGAGCCTGCCTTGCCGCTGGTCTGGCAGTGGAACCACAATCCCGATAACAGCCTCTGGTCGGTTTCGGAGCGGAAAGGCTACCTGCGCCTGAAAACCGGCCGTACCGACACCTCGTTTGTGATGGCCCGCAACACACTCACCCAGCGCACCATCGGGCCTGAATCGTCGGGTACAACATTGCTCGATGCGTCGAACCTGAAAGACGGTGATTTTGCGGGCTTGAGTCTGTTGCAGAAAAACTACGGGTTGGTAGGCGTGAAGGTCGAAAATGGGAACCGGTCTATTGTCATGGTTAATGCCAGTTCGGGGAAGGCGGTGGACGTGCAGCGGGTTCCGTTGACCCAGAAAACGGTCTACCTCAAAGCCGAATGCGATTTCAAGAACCGCAAAGACACCGCCCATTTCTACTACAGCCTCGACGGCAAAACGTGGACCACCATTGGTGACGCCCTGAAAATGCCGTACACCATTCCGCACTTTATGGGCTACCGTTTTGGCCTGTTCAATTATGCCAGTAGCCAGACAGGTGGTTTTGCCGACTTCGATTACTTCCGGATTGTAAACACAATTTCGGATTCAACTGAAAAGTAAAGGCCTGATTTATTCGCTCATTAACCTATTTTCAACACTATGAAAAAGAAAAAGTTAGCTGTTGTTGCGATGCTGTGCTTCTTTGCCCTGAATGCTTTTTCGCAGGACAAAAACTTTTACATTTTCCTTTGCTTCGGGCAGTCCAACATGGAGGGTAACGCCAAAATCGAGCCGCAGGACACCGTCAATGTGAATCCCCGTTTTCAGGTAATGGAGGCTCTTGATTGCCCAACTCTCAACCGAACGAAAGGGAATTGGTACACGGCCACTCCACCCTTATGCCGCTGCAAAACCGGGCTTACCCCCGCCGATTATTTTGGCCGGGAGCTGGTGG contains:
- a CDS encoding glycoside hydrolase family 43 protein is translated as MKIALTRSGLVLVLLLFISSLPRFGGVTAQAQTAHNPVIFADVPDMAMIRVGNTYYMSSTTMHLSPGLPIMKSNDLINWKMAGYAYDTLTSVDAMSLNNGKSTYGRGSWASSLRYHNGLYYVSTFAQTSGRTHIYTTKNIEKGPWKEVSFKPSYHDHSLFFDDDGRTYLIYGAGKLRIVELTADATGVKPGTAEQVLIENASTPSGTGGGLPAEGSQLFKVKGKYYLFNISWPRGGMRTVIIHRADKITGPWEGRVALQDMGVAQGGLIDTPDGKWYSYLFRDFGGVGRIPYLVPVRWEDGWPILGENGKVPETLDLPASKGLIPGIVHSDEFIRRKGEPALPLVWQWNHNPDNSLWSVSERKGYLRLKTGRTDTSFVMARNTLTQRTIGPESSGTTLLDASNLKDGDFAGLSLLQKNYGLVGVKVENGNRSIVMVNASSGKAVDVQRVPLTQKTVYLKAECDFKNRKDTAHFYYSLDGKTWTTIGDALKMPYTIPHFMGYRFGLFNYASSQTGGFADFDYFRIVNTISDSTEK
- a CDS encoding VOC family protein produces the protein MNTAYKCVKITLLVFWCVLTAQAQSNFSSKVIGVGVVVADLERSLDFYVKGIGMVKTGNFTINEDFGKRSGLTDGVATNVTILKLENSPEATDWKLMSFGSKAAHPKPKKIQDDTGMQYITIQVKALQPIIDRLTQMKVPFLGSTPTPLNDKAHFVFVQDPDGNFIELIGPLN